A segment of the Bacillota bacterium genome:
ACACCGTCCCGAAGACCTGGGACGAGCTCATGAGCCTCACCGAACGGATCGCCGCAGGCGGCGTGACGCCCTGGGCCATCGGGCTGGAGAGCGGTGCAGCCAGCGGCTGGCCGGGCACCGACTGGATCGAGGACATCATGCTCCGGACGGCCGGGCCTGAGGTCTACGACCAGTGGGTGGCCCACCAGATCCCGTGGACGGACGCCCGGGTGAAGCGGGCGTGGGAGATCTTCGGGCAGATCGCCCGCAACCCGAGGTACGTGTACGGCGGCACCACCGGCGCGCTGTCGACCAACTTCGGGGATGCGCCCAACTTCCTGTTCACGTCGCCGCCCAGGGCGTACCTGCACCGGCAGGCCACGTTCATCCAGAGCTTCATCCGCCAGAACAACCCGGGCCTGGTGGCGGGCCAGGACTACGACTTCTTCGCACTGCCGCCCATCGATGCGCGCTGGGGCACACCCGCCCTGGGCGCAGCCGACATGGTCGGCATGCTGCGCGACACGCCCGAAGCTCGCAAGGTGATGCAGTACCTGGCCTCGCCGGCGGCCCAGGAGCGCTGGGTGGCAGCGCTCGGGAAGCTCTCCGCCAACCGGGCGGTGCGCATGGAGGTCTACCCCGACCCGCTCACCCGCAAAGCGGCCCAGATCCTGGTCAGCGCCGAGGTCTTCCGCTTCGACGGATCCGACCTGATGCCGGCGGCAGTGGGATCGGGCGCCTTCTGGGAGGGGATCCTGCGCTACGTGGGCGGCGAGTCGCTGGATGACACGCTGCGCGCCATCGAGTCGGCTGCAAAGGACGCCTACCGCTGATCCCGTCACGGTGCGGCAGGGCCTCGCGGGCGGGAGCAGTGCCCGCCCCCGGGCCCTGCCGGGCCCACGGTCGAACTTTGAACGGAGGGACGTGAATGCAGCGCGGCAGAGCGTGGGCATGGGGCTTCACGGGGCCGGCCCTGCTGCTGGTCGGCTTCTACCTGGCCTACCCGACGCTCGGCACCGTCTACCTGAGCTTCTTCGACCGCCGGTCGCAGCACTTCGTCGGCTTCCACAACTACGTCGACCTGTTCACCTCCAGCGCCATGCGCACGGCCTTCCGCAACAACCTGCTGTGGCTTTTGGTCTTCACCGCCGCCACCGTGGGCCTGGGCCTGGTGCTCGCGGTGCTGGCGGACCGGGTGCGCTACGAGGCGGTGGCCAAGTCGGTCATCTTCCTGCCCATGGCCATTTCGTTCGTGGGAGCGGGCGTCATCTGGAAGTTCATCTACGCCTACCGGCCGGCGACTTCAGCCCAGATCGGGCTTGCGAACCAGCTTCTGATGCTGTTTGGGCGCGAGCCTGTGGGATGGCTCATCGAACGCCCGTGGATCAACAACCTGGCCCTCATTGCCGTGGGGGTCTGGATCTGGACCGGCTTTGCCATGGTGGTGCTGTCGGCCGCCTACAAGGGCATCCCGAGGGAACTGCTGGAGGCCGCCCGGGTCGACGGGGCCGGCGAGTGGCAGGTCTTCTGGAAGGTCAGCCTCCCGCTGCTCCAGTCCACCGTGGCCGTGGTGGCCACCACCATGGTCATCAACGTGCTGAAGGTGTTCGACATCGTCTACGTCATGACCAATGGCAACTTCGACACGGAAGTGATGGCCAACCGGATGTACAAGGAGATGTTCCAGTTCCGCCACTTCGGGCGCGCCAGCGCCATCGCGGTCATTCTGTTTTTGGCCATCGTGCCCGTCATGCTGGCCAACATCCGCCGCTTCAGGCAGCAGGAGGCCGAGCGATGAGGGGCCGCTCCGTTGGCGGCACCGCGCCCGGCGCCCTGGTCGACACGGTGGTGGTGCTGGTGGCGCTGGCGTGGTTGCTGCCGACCCTGGGGCTTCTGGTCAGCTCGCTCCGGCCGGCGCCGGACGTGGCGGGTTCCGGGTGGTGGACCATCTTTGCCAACCCCTTCGACCTGACCCGGTGGACGCTCGAAAACTACCGGCACGTCCTCGGCCAGCAGGGGATGGGCCGGGCCTTTTTCAACAGCTTCCTCATCACGGTGCCGGCCACGCTGCTGCCCATCCTGCTGGCGTCGCTCGCTGCCTTTGCGTTCGCCTGGCTCGACTTTCCGGGGCGGCAGGTGCTGTTTCTTGCGGTGGTGGCCTTTCTCGTCGTGCCGCTGCAGATGACCTTCGTCCCGATCCTCCGGATTTACAGCCAGAGCGGCCTGGCGGGGACGCTCGCCGGGCTGTGGCTTGCCCACACCGGCTACGGGCTGCCCTTCGCCATCTACCTGATGCGCAACTTCTTCGCGTCACTCCCGGAAGAGGTGTTCGAGTCGGCATACATCGACGGCGCCTCGCCGCTGTCGGCGTTCTTCCGGCTGGCGCTGCCCATGTCCACGCCGGCGCTCGCGTCGCTGGCGATTTTCCAGTTCTTGTGGGTATGGAACGACCTGCTGGTCGCCCTCATCTACCTGGGCGGCGGCGCCCAGACCGCCCCGCTCACGCTCAAGCTCAGCAGCCTGGTGGGCAGCTTCGGGCAGGAGTGGCACGTGCTGACGGCGGCTGCGTTCGTCTCGATGGTGGTGCCCGTGGCCGTCTTCTTCGCCCTGCAGCGCTACTTCGTGCGCGGCATCCTGGCGGGGGCGGTCAAGGGGTAGGGTCGCCGGGCCGGTTGTCGCCAACGAGGCGGAGAGCCGCTTGATAGGAGGCGATCCGGCCCTGTGCCACCTGCTCCACCAGTTGCCCCCACAGCCCCGACTCCCGGGCCGCACCCAGATACCGGCGTTCCAGAGCGGCGAGCAGGGCGGCCCGCAGCTCCCACTCGGCCTGCGTGCGCCGGCGTTGGGCGCCGGCCGGCCCGGAGTCGAGGTAGCGGCGGTGCTGCTCCACGGCGTCGGCCAGTTCAGCGAAGCCGCTCTGGCGCACCGACGAGACCTGCAGCACCGGCGGCCTCCAGAGGCCCGGCGCCTCCGGCGAGAGCCCCAGGACGCTCATGATGGCCCGGTAGGCTTCATCGGCGCCCGGCAGATCGGACTTGTTCACCACCATGACGTCGCCGATCTCCACGATCCCGGCCTTGAGCGCCTGAACCTCGTCGCCGGCCGCCGGGTTGAACACCAGCACCACCGTGTGCGCCACCCCGAGCACGCCGACGTCGTTCTGGCCGGCGCCCACGGTCTCGACCAAAATGAGGTCCATGCCGGCCGCGTCCAGCACCCGCACCATACCGAACACCGAAAGCGCCAGCCCGCCCTGGTGGCCCCGGCTCGCCAGGCTGCGCATGAACAGCCCCGGGTCGTCGGCGGGAAGCCCCATCCGCAGCCGGTCGCCCAGCACGGCGCCGCCCGAGAACGGGCTCGACGGATCCACCGCAAGGATGCCGACCTTGCGTCCCTGCCGGCGCAGGTGCACGGCCAGGTGGCCGATGAGGGTGCTCTTCCCCGAACCCGGCGCGCCCGTGATGCCGACCACGTGCGCCCGGATGACCCCCGCGAGCAGCGCTTGAACGCCCGCTTCCTCGGCAGCGGCCGGCGCGTGCAACTCGCCGTCGAGGCTCGCCCTCTCCACGATGGTCAGGGCTCTGGCCACAGCCCCGCGGTCACCCGAGCGCACGCGCCGCGCCAGGTCAGGGAGCATGTCCCGCGCCGCCATCACGGGCGGTTCCCCCAGCCGGGCCAGGGCGGGCGGCCGCTTATGGCCCCGGGGAGCGGCCGCAAAGAGGGTTCGGAGAACGAGGGGCCAGGCCCCGAAGCGGCGGACCTCATCAGCGTCCGCAAGACCTGCCGTTCCGGCAGCTCCTCGACTTCCACCAGGTAAGGGATCCCGCCGACGCTCACCCGGAAGCGGCGAACGGGCCTGCCCACCCCTGGAAGGCTACCTGTGGCGCCGTGGCGGCCGCTGGCATCGCTGGCGTCCTCCTCGTTGTCCTGCTCGTCATCGCTGTCGTACACGCCCGGCTTCCAGGTCACAGGCACCCCTCCCAAACGCGCCGCCCCGCCTCGTTCCCGGCGCTCGCTTGTTGAGTTAAGCGCTTTCGCTTTTCATTTTACCCTCCCCTTTGCTCCCCGGGCTCCCTCCCGTTCCCGGCCCGAGGGAGCCGCGCCGGCCGACGGGCAGCTGCGGGCGGCATTCACCCCTCGAGGGGCGAAAGCCCCGGGCGTTTGCCCTCGGAAAGGATGGACAGTTGTCACTTGGTGACGGACTTCACAAGTCGTTACAGTGGGGTTGGATGATACCCTGCACGGCATGGTATCAACCCAACGGGGGAGGGAATACACGGCTATGCCGGATCGGCCGAAGCTGTCGATCGTCGTGCTGTCGCCCCAGTTGAGCAAGCTCCACGCCGCAAGCCTGATGGCGTCGGTGGCGGCATCGGCAGGCATGGAGGTCAACGTCTTCGCCACCATGGAGGCGCTGGGGCAGTTCCGCCGGTCCGTGATCGAAAGGCGGGACTTCGTGCTCGACGACGTGGGCCGGGAACTCGTGGCCAAGAAGGTCCCGCTCTTCTACGACCTGCTCCGCCAGGGGCGCGAACTCGGGGACCTCCACGTTTACGGCTGCGCCCTGGCGGCGGACGTGATGGGGTGGAAGCCCGAAGACTTCACCGACCTGGTGGAGGACGTCATCGGGGTCACCGCGTTTTTCGGCAAGTCGGAAGGCGCTCAGATCCTGACCATATAGGGAGGCGAGCGTTCGATGGCCATCGACAAGGCCACGGCAGGGCAGGCGGACAGCCTCAACGGCGCACAGGTCAAGCCCGACCGGGTCGTGGATGCCCGAGGGTCCTTTTGCCCGGGGCCTCTGATGGAACTCATCAAGACCATCAAGGCGCAGCCCGTCGGCACGGTGGTGGAACTCTGGTCGAGCGACCGGGGCTCGAGCAAAGACGTGCCGGAGTGGATCAAGAAGGCCGGCCACGACCTCCTCTACGTGCTCGAAGAGGGCGATCACTGGCGGATCGGCGTGCGAAAGGCGCGCTAGGGGGAGAAGGCGGCGGTGAGCAAGGTAAACCGCGTCCTGATTCTGGGCGGCGGGCCGGGCGGCACCATGGTGGCCAACCATCTGGCCCGGCGGCTGCGCGGCCGCATCGAAGCAGGGGCGCTCGAGGTCATCCAGTTGACCGCC
Coding sequences within it:
- a CDS encoding ABC transporter substrate-binding protein, with the protein product MKERSQRWARFRRLGLALLMVALPAAAFSLPGLAAPRTVTMLGTWGGQELEAFLKVLEPFEKETGIKVEFTGTRDLPAVLTTRVAAGNPPDLAALPNPGQMRELAAEGHLVDLSKVLDMNTLKNQYAPVWIDLGSYQGKLHAIFISADLKSLVWYNPKAFAARGYTVPKTWDELMSLTERIAAGGVTPWAIGLESGAASGWPGTDWIEDIMLRTAGPEVYDQWVAHQIPWTDARVKRAWEIFGQIARNPRYVYGGTTGALSTNFGDAPNFLFTSPPRAYLHRQATFIQSFIRQNNPGLVAGQDYDFFALPPIDARWGTPALGAADMVGMLRDTPEARKVMQYLASPAAQERWVAALGKLSANRAVRMEVYPDPLTRKAAQILVSAEVFRFDGSDLMPAAVGSGAFWEGILRYVGGESLDDTLRAIESAAKDAYR
- a CDS encoding sugar ABC transporter permease, whose product is MQRGRAWAWGFTGPALLLVGFYLAYPTLGTVYLSFFDRRSQHFVGFHNYVDLFTSSAMRTAFRNNLLWLLVFTAATVGLGLVLAVLADRVRYEAVAKSVIFLPMAISFVGAGVIWKFIYAYRPATSAQIGLANQLLMLFGREPVGWLIERPWINNLALIAVGVWIWTGFAMVVLSAAYKGIPRELLEAARVDGAGEWQVFWKVSLPLLQSTVAVVATTMVINVLKVFDIVYVMTNGNFDTEVMANRMYKEMFQFRHFGRASAIAVILFLAIVPVMLANIRRFRQQEAER
- a CDS encoding carbohydrate ABC transporter permease, which translates into the protein MRGRSVGGTAPGALVDTVVVLVALAWLLPTLGLLVSSLRPAPDVAGSGWWTIFANPFDLTRWTLENYRHVLGQQGMGRAFFNSFLITVPATLLPILLASLAAFAFAWLDFPGRQVLFLAVVAFLVVPLQMTFVPILRIYSQSGLAGTLAGLWLAHTGYGLPFAIYLMRNFFASLPEEVFESAYIDGASPLSAFFRLALPMSTPALASLAIFQFLWVWNDLLVALIYLGGGAQTAPLTLKLSSLVGSFGQEWHVLTAAAFVSMVVPVAVFFALQRYFVRGILAGAVKG
- the meaB gene encoding methylmalonyl Co-A mutase-associated GTPase MeaB; the protein is MAARDMLPDLARRVRSGDRGAVARALTIVERASLDGELHAPAAAEEAGVQALLAGVIRAHVVGITGAPGSGKSTLIGHLAVHLRRQGRKVGILAVDPSSPFSGGAVLGDRLRMGLPADDPGLFMRSLASRGHQGGLALSVFGMVRVLDAAGMDLILVETVGAGQNDVGVLGVAHTVVLVFNPAAGDEVQALKAGIVEIGDVMVVNKSDLPGADEAYRAIMSVLGLSPEAPGLWRPPVLQVSSVRQSGFAELADAVEQHRRYLDSGPAGAQRRRTQAEWELRAALLAALERRYLGAARESGLWGQLVEQVAQGRIASYQAALRLVGDNRPGDPTP
- a CDS encoding DsrE/DsrF/DrsH-like family protein, with the translated sequence MPDRPKLSIVVLSPQLSKLHAASLMASVAASAGMEVNVFATMEALGQFRRSVIERRDFVLDDVGRELVAKKVPLFYDLLRQGRELGDLHVYGCALAADVMGWKPEDFTDLVEDVIGVTAFFGKSEGAQILTI
- a CDS encoding sulfurtransferase TusA family protein, which codes for MAIDKATAGQADSLNGAQVKPDRVVDARGSFCPGPLMELIKTIKAQPVGTVVELWSSDRGSSKDVPEWIKKAGHDLLYVLEEGDHWRIGVRKAR